Proteins from a genomic interval of Rattus norvegicus strain BN/NHsdMcwi chromosome 2, GRCr8, whole genome shotgun sequence:
- the LOC120100607 gene encoding glutamic acid-rich protein-like, giving the protein MSAVAEQEPGLPDQEREGGEMGHDARQIVLHVLPIEEAADDIDGTAAFLVSQAVVRAITEEECGQEEIWPDVEEVWPHVEEVWPAVQDMWPEIEEVWPDVEEDWYIWNGDQENDDEDQRKDENQQDYKNEEEEEDDDDEEDDDDDYEYEEDEEEKEGEGEDNDEDRGEEIILHAY; this is encoded by the coding sequence ATGTCTGCTGttgcagagcaggaacctggattACCTGACCAAGAGCGAGAAGGTGGTGAGATGGGGCACGACGCCAGGCAAATTGTCCTGCACGTGCTGCCAATCGAAGAAGCTGCAGATGACATCGATGGAACCGCAGCATTTCTGGTTTCGCAGGCAGTGGTGAGAGCCATTACTGAGGAAGAGTGTGGGCAGGAGGAGATATGGCCTGATGTTGAGGAGGTCTGGCCACATGTAGAAGAGGTCTGGCCCGCTGTCCAGGATATGTGGCCTGAAATCGAAGAGGTCTGGCCTGATGTTGAAGAAGATTGGTATATCTGGAATGGTGACCAAGAAAATGATGATGAAGATCAGAGGAAAGATGAAAATCAACAGGACTACAAAAacgaagaagaggaggaagatgatgatgatgaagaagatgatgacGATGACTATGAATacgaagaggatgaggaggagaaggaaggggaaggggaagataaCGATGAAGATCGTGGGGAGGAGATTATCCTTCATGCCTATTGA